Below is a genomic region from Deinococcus koreensis.
GCCGGAGCTGCTGTCGAGTCTGGCAGGGGCCAACTTGCCCGTGATGGCCGGGAAGCGGATCGTAGCCGCTGGCGGCAGGACGCTCGTCTGGTTGCTGGTGAACTTGCTGGTGGCGGTGATGATCTGAGTCGTGGGGGACGCGCCGGTCACGTTCGCCTGGGCCGTCGCCTTGAGCGTGTAGGTGTCGGCCGGGAAGGAAGCCATATCGAATTCGGTGTTGCAGGTAGACGTCGCTCCATCAACACTGGCGACACACTTCATGGCCTTGGGGCCAGTGGATACGTTCCCAAATCGCTGTTCGACGACTCTGCCACGGTAATCCAGCAGATCGACCACCAGGGTGTTCGGATCGAAGGTGAACGAGGTGTCACCGTTCTTCGTCAGCGTCAGGCGCACAGGAACTGAAGGGGTCATGACTGTCGAGCCGTCGGCCGGGGCGGCCACCGCCAGGATCGGGTTGAGGATGTTCTGCACGTTGACAGTGGCCGACGTGATCCCGCGCAGGCCGCTCTTGGTGTAGGCGATCAGCTCCAGCTTCATCGGGCCGTTCGCGAACTTGGTGGTGTCGATGCTGAAGGTGGCCTGGGACTGAGGCGTCACGAAGGTCGTGTTGTCGATGAATCCCTTGGCGTCGGTGACCTGCAGGATCATCCGGTCAACCGTACTCAGGGTGTCGAAGTTGCCGGACACGTTGACGCTCATGTTGCCGGTATGGGGATCGCCACCCACCACGCTCAACACGGGGTTGGGGGACGCTTCGGCGGGCACGGTCGTCACGCTGTAGGTGAAGGTGGTGGGCGGCGTGGTGCTCGTATTCCCGGCCGCGTCCGTGGCTTTGAAGATGACCTCGTAGGCGCCCGCCTGCGAGGGCGAGAACACGGCGTTGTACGCGCTGCCCGTCTGCTTCCCAAGGGTCGTCGGGGCCTGTCCCTGCAATCCCACGAGCGCTTCCATGCTGGAGACGCCGGCGAGGCCGTCCGTCGCTGTGGCGCTGATCTTGATGGGCAGGGTGCCCACGGACTGAGCGTTGGTCGGGCTGGTGACCGTGATCTCCGGCCCTGCAACGTCGTAGGTCACGGAGGTCTTGGCGCTGCTGGCGTTGCCGACCTTGTCGGTCGCCGTGGCCGTGATGGTGTACACACCGTCAGCAGAGGGAGTCCAGGGCGAGGTCACGGCCGCGCCGTTCACGCTGTACGTCACGGCCTGGAGTCCGGCACCCGTGTCGTTGGCGGCCGAATCGAGCACAAAGGGCTTCGACGACAGACTTCCACTGATGGGCGAGTTCCAGCCCAGGGCCGGCGCGGTCTTGTCGACGAACGTATCCAGCTTGCTGCTGTCGAACACGGCTCCGGCCTTGTCGAACCAGCGGATGCTGACCTGGTGGAGCCCCTCGCTCAAGGTGCTGAAGTCGACCGTGAAGCTGGAGGGGGCAGCGTTGCTCGCCGCGCTGGGGGTGCCCTGCGGCGTGCCGTCCACGATCAGCTGGGCGCCCGTGATCCCCCCGGTGCTGGTGGCGCTGCCGCTGACGCTACCCAGGCCCTGCACGAACGTGGGGTTGCTGCCGCTGGTGGTGCCGGCCACCGTGGGTGCCGTGGGCGTAATGACGCTGCTGCTGGTCAGATTGACATTCAGGGCGACGGAGTAGGGCGTGCTCGGGTTGTTCGCCTTGTCGTAAGCAATGGCGGTCACGGTCTGGGCACCGTTCGGAGCCACCCAGGAAAGGGTGCCCTGCGCGCCCGAAACGGTACCGATATTGCTGCCTCCAGCGCTCAGTTCGATACGGTCGACGCCCTGATTGTCGGTCGCGCTGACCGCGATGCTCACCGGATTGCTGGTGACCGTGGCGTTGGTGGCCGGGCTGGTGATCTGCACCAGGGGGGCCTGACCGTCATACGTGACCGTGCTGCTGGCGGTGCCGATATTGCCGGCTCCATCGGTGGCCCGAACCGTAAAGGTGTGAGGGCCGTCGGTGGCTGGAATGGTGGGGGCGGTGGCGCTGAAGCTCCCTCCGTCCATGCTGTAGCTCAGGTTCACGGTATCGCCGGGGGTCGGGTCGCTGCCGGTGGCCTTGACCGTCAGCGGGCTGGTGGTGCCCAGGAGAGCGCCGTTGGCCGGAGACGTGACGGTCACGCTGGGCGCGGCGTTGTTCACGCTGAGATCGGCATTCCTGCTGCCCGTGCGGCCCACGTTGTCGGTCGCCACGGCGCGCAGGGTGCGGACGCCGTCGGTCAGCTTGGTGGTGTCCACGCTGAAGGTGTACGCCCCACCCGCCGGCGCGGTCTGCACGCCCAGGCTGGTGCTGCCGTCGAACAGTTCGACCTTGGCGAGACCACTGCTGGGGCTGGGATCGCTGGCGGTCACATTCACCGACACCACGCCGCGCTGCATCCCGCCCGGCACGGTCAGGGCGTCGACCGTCGGGGAGGCGCTGTCGGTGCTGCTCAGGCGCACCACGATGCCACTCACCGTGCTCACCGTGCGGCGGCCGGTCTTGTCGATGGCCGTGGCGCGCAAGGTGTAGGTGCCGTTCATGGGCGCCCACACGACGTCTCCGGTGGCCTGGCTGATGACGCCCACGGACGCGTAGGCGGTCGCGTCGGTCTTGGCCTCCAGCAGGATGCTGGCCACGCCGCTCACGGCGTCGGTGGCGGTCAGGCTGACCTTGATGGGGTTCTGGGTGAACTCCTGCCCCTGTTGCGGCGCCGTGATCTGGACGGTCGGGTCACTGTTGTCGATGGTGACCGTCCGGGTCGTGCTGAAAGTCTTCCCCGCGTCCACGATGCTGGCGGTGATGGTCTGCAGGCTGCCGTCGACGCAGTTGGTGGAGGCTGTCCAGGTGCTGGCGTTCACGCTGCCGCAGGTGACGGTGTACTTCACGCTGCTGGAAAGGTCCTGATCGTTACGCGTGGCCGTGACCCGCAGCGGGACGTCTGCACCGCCGCTGATGAAGGTACCCGCCGGGCTGAGCCAGGTGAAGGCGGGCGGGGTGACCGTGCCTGGGCCTGTGCCCCCGTCCGTGGCCGAGCCCATGAAGTTGATCGAGAAGGTGCCCGAGGTGGTATAGCCCACCGAGTCCGTGGCCCGCGCCGAGAAGGTCACGACGCCGGCGACGCGCGCCTTGTTGTCGGAGGTTTTGCTCAGGTCGACGTTCAGGACGCCGTTCGTGCTGCTGCCCAGGCTCCGGGTTCCCTCGAACACGCTGATGGTCACGGGCCCCTGGGTGGAGTCCTTGTCGCCCCGCAGGTCGCTGGCGACCACGCTCAGATTGGCGGCGTCCGTCACGGACAGGGTCTGGCTGCTGCCGGCGGTGATGGCGGCGCCATTGAGCAGCAGACCGTCCAGGGTCGGGGCGGCGGCGTCGACCAGGAACGGAGCGTCCACGGTCGAGCTGACGCCTGCGTTGTCGGTCACCGTCACGCTGACCTTGTGGGCCCCGCCGCTCAGGGTCGGCAGCGTCAGGCTGATGCTGCCAGAGGGCACGAGGTTGGCCGGGGCGCCCCCGTCAATGGCGTAGGTGACCTTGGTCACGCTACCGTCGGCGTCGGCGGTACGGACGTTCAGCGTGCTGCCGCTGGCCACGTAGGTGCCGGGGAGCATCTGTTTGTTGTCCGACCCGTAGACCATAGCCTCCGGCGGCTTGTTGGCGCCCGTTGCTGGGGGGGTGTTGCCACCGCAGGCCGTCAGGGTCGCGGTCAGGAGCCAGAGAATCTGAGATCTGAACTTGGGGCTGGACTTCATTCTTCGCTCCGGGTGTCGCTGATTCGGTAGACAGGAATGGGGGCGCGTTTGACCTGAATGGTCTGGTTCCGCTGCAGGTCATCCACGAGGTGGAAGGTCACGTTCATGCTGAGATTGGCCGGGCAGGGGCCCGCGATGCAGTCCCCCGTGGCCACCTCGCCGATCCGGGGAGTCAGGAGCTGGACAGCGCTGGCATTGTTGGCGCCAGGGAAGATCTGCTGGCGGGAATACTGGATACGCTGGGCGAACACGCACGACTCCGGGTCGGCCGAAGCGTTCGGCACTCCCTTCTCGTCCGCGCAGGCGAAGCCCTGCAGCAGGCGGGCGCCGATGCTCTGGGTGTACTGACCGCTGACGTCGCCGTAGCGGTTGCCGCTTTCGTCCAGAATGGTGACGTCGGCACTCACCAGCCGCGCCCCGACGCTGCCGGCCGCGGTCGCGAAGCTCAGATTGGGCTGCACCAGCTGAAACACGGAGTCAATGGACTTCAGTTCTCCGGTCGTTTTCGAATAGATGCGCTTGATCGTCACATCGATGCGCGCGCCCGAAATGATCCCCTGACTGGTGAACGCCAGGGGACTTGGAGTGCCGTTACACGCGCTTAATACCAATAACGTAGGAGGAAGTGAGAGCTGCAGCAGACGTCTTATCTTCATTCAGTGTCCTCCGTCATGGGGGCGTCTTTCAGGTGAGGGTTCAGGATGTAGAAGGCGAGGCGCTTCATTCCAGCGAGAAAATCGACGTTCTCGATGATTACACCACGCCATTCATCACTAATTTCTTGCTGAACCGTGGCCTCGACGGGAGGCTGAATGACCACCGGAGCAAAATTAAGGATGCCCCGGACACCTGCGTCCACCAGCATCTGTGCGGCGTCCTGGGCACGGTCCGGAGGCACGGCCAGAAAGCCCATGTCCACCCGGTTGTGGCTGGTGAAGGCTCGGAGGTCGTCCATGTGCTGCACGGTCAGGTTGCGAACCTGGCGCCCCACGATGGCCGGACTCACATCGAACAGCCCGACGTACTGGAACTGGTAGTCGCTGGCGCCGGGGTAGTTGGCGATGGCCTGACCCAGCCGGCCCATGCCCACGATCACCACGTTCCAGGTCTGGTTGAGTCCCAGCACCCGCACCAGCTCGCGCTTCAGGATGGGAACCGTATAGCCCATGCCCCGCGTGCCGAACCGGCCGAAATAGGCCAGATCCTTGCGTACCTGAAACGCGCTGACGCCCGCCCGCTCGGCGAGGTCGCTGGAGCTGGTGCGGCTGATGTCCTGGGCTTCGAGCTGTTCGAGGATACGCAGGTAGGTGACGAGGCGGCTGATCGCGGCGGTGGGAATCTCCGCCATCACTGCACCCGGAAGTGATCCAGGCCGTTGCTGCTCAGGCGCTGCTCGGTGCGGGTCAGGGCGTCGCCGGTGAAGGGGCCGACCAGCACGCTGACCTTGCGGCCCTCCGGAGCATTCACGGTGGGGGAGTAGCCGAGGTCACGGAGCTGCCCCACCAGGCGCTGGGCGCTCTCGACGCGGTCGAAGGCGCCGACCTGCAGGTAGGTGGGGCCACTGGGGGCAGACGAGGTGGAGCCCGTGCTGGACGAGGCCGCACCGGACGTGGTGCCACTGCTCAGGCTGCGGTTGCGGGGCGGGTAGAGCAGGGCGCCGGGATAGGCGCGCTGGATGTCGGCCAGGGCCTGCCGCGCGCTGGCCTCGTCGGCAAAGGGGCCGACCTGCGCGACCACCTGGCTGCCCAGGTCGATCGGGTAGACGGTGTAGCCCAGGCCGCTGACGCCGGCGGTGCGGGCGCGCGCCGTCTGCTCGCTGGTGAAGGTGCCCAGGGTGATGCGGTAGTCGCTCCGCAGGGGCGTGCGCCGCTCGCTGGTGGCGACGGCCCCACCGCTGCGGGGAGGGGCGGTGGTGGCCGCGTTCTCGTCGGGCGCGGCGGGCTGGGCGCTGGTCTCTGGAGCGGTGCCCGGCTCCTGGGTGGGGGTCGCCGTGTCGGGCGTGGAGCTGCTCTGGGTCGGGCTGCTCTGGGGCGCCTGGGTGATCTCGGGCGCCGCGGCGATGGTGGGGGGCTCAGCCGCATCGGGGGCCGCTGAGCCATCGGTGGTGGGAGCA
It encodes:
- a CDS encoding beta strand repeat-containing protein, translated to MKSSPKFRSQILWLLTATLTACGGNTPPATGANKPPEAMVYGSDNKQMLPGTYVASGSTLNVRTADADGSVTKVTYAIDGGAPANLVPSGSISLTLPTLSGGAHKVSVTVTDNAGVSSTVDAPFLVDAAAPTLDGLLLNGAAITAGSSQTLSVTDAANLSVVASDLRGDKDSTQGPVTISVFEGTRSLGSSTNGVLNVDLSKTSDNKARVAGVVTFSARATDSVGYTTSGTFSINFMGSATDGGTGPGTVTPPAFTWLSPAGTFISGGADVPLRVTATRNDQDLSSSVKYTVTCGSVNASTWTASTNCVDGSLQTITASIVDAGKTFSTTRTVTIDNSDPTVQITAPQQGQEFTQNPIKVSLTATDAVSGVASILLEAKTDATAYASVGVISQATGDVVWAPMNGTYTLRATAIDKTGRRTVSTVSGIVVRLSSTDSASPTVDALTVPGGMQRGVVSVNVTASDPSPSSGLAKVELFDGSTSLGVQTAPAGGAYTFSVDTTKLTDGVRTLRAVATDNVGRTGSRNADLSVNNAAPSVTVTSPANGALLGTTSPLTVKATGSDPTPGDTVNLSYSMDGGSFSATAPTIPATDGPHTFTVRATDGAGNIGTASSTVTYDGQAPLVQITSPATNATVTSNPVSIAVSATDNQGVDRIELSAGGSNIGTVSGAQGTLSWVAPNGAQTVTAIAYDKANNPSTPYSVALNVNLTSSSVITPTAPTVAGTTSGSNPTFVQGLGSVSGSATSTGGITGAQLIVDGTPQGTPSAASNAAPSSFTVDFSTLSEGLHQVSIRWFDKAGAVFDSSKLDTFVDKTAPALGWNSPISGSLSSKPFVLDSAANDTGAGLQAVTYSVNGAAVTSPWTPSADGVYTITATATDKVGNASSAKTSVTYDVAGPEITVTSPTNAQSVGTLPIKISATATDGLAGVSSMEALVGLQGQAPTTLGKQTGSAYNAVFSPSQAGAYEVIFKATDAAGNTSTTPPTTFTYSVTTVPAEASPNPVLSVVGGDPHTGNMSVNVSGNFDTLSTVDRMILQVTDAKGFIDNTTFVTPQSQATFSIDTTKFANGPMKLELIAYTKSGLRGITSATVNVQNILNPILAVAAPADGSTVMTPSVPVRLTLTKNGDTSFTFDPNTLVVDLLDYRGRVVEQRFGNVSTGPKAMKCVASVDGATSTCNTEFDMASFPADTYTLKATAQANVTGASPTTQIITATSKFTSNQTSVLPPAATIRFPAITGKLAPARLDSSSGVLVSVSDNTGVSVVEARMTGPFDATKPLALNGTQQCLESVPVATPVDVLMLNVGFTPPITFGDVVVPNFDIDGSARVPDNTAGQRYDLRVTTIDTEGNRNIQCIPVLVDRLFTAANRVPYSTSTTLAPTPPNTVPGEQNYESGSWKLSGLTNISRVAGVLYKNNVQQNVTFTASAQGSVASTVSFGGAGVYQVIWLVEDMDTGIVTTVPGDTVQVIVNK
- a CDS encoding redox-sensing transcriptional repressor Rex codes for the protein MAEIPTAAISRLVTYLRILEQLEAQDISRTSSSDLAERAGVSAFQVRKDLAYFGRFGTRGMGYTVPILKRELVRVLGLNQTWNVVIVGMGRLGQAIANYPGASDYQFQYVGLFDVSPAIVGRQVRNLTVQHMDDLRAFTSHNRVDMGFLAVPPDRAQDAAQMLVDAGVRGILNFAPVVIQPPVEATVQQEISDEWRGVIIENVDFLAGMKRLAFYILNPHLKDAPMTEDTE
- a CDS encoding SPOR domain-containing protein produces the protein MSRPASSARRWPDLLIGLLVALLLVGFGLLLFRPEGRPVATTSAAPTEPGNTPATIPAAPGTSTAETAPPATAVTPAPDVTGTPTPDAATETTPAETAPTTDGSAAPDAAEPPTIAAAPEITQAPQSSPTQSSSTPDTATPTQEPGTAPETSAQPAAPDENAATTAPPRSGGAVATSERRTPLRSDYRITLGTFTSEQTARARTAGVSGLGYTVYPIDLGSQVVAQVGPFADEASARQALADIQRAYPGALLYPPRNRSLSSGTTSGAASSSTGSTSSAPSGPTYLQVGAFDRVESAQRLVGQLRDLGYSPTVNAPEGRKVSVLVGPFTGDALTRTEQRLSSNGLDHFRVQ